The Manihot esculenta cultivar AM560-2 chromosome 1, M.esculenta_v8, whole genome shotgun sequence genome has a window encoding:
- the LOC110621669 gene encoding pentatricopeptide repeat-containing protein At5g15300, whose amino-acid sequence MIRKRIDDVSTARHRRLRLWQKCTNFRCLKQIHASLIIKGFNSCPSALRELIFASAVAISGIIDYAHQVFAQIAEPDIFIWNTMMRGSAQSQNPSKTILLYLQMESRGIKPDNSTFSFLLKACTRLGWTNTGLCIHGKVAKYGFEENMFVRSTLIHHHANCGSLGIARAIFDDFAERDVVAWSALIAGYARRGQLTIARQLFDEMPTKDLVAWNVMITAYAKRGKMEWARRLFDGVPKRDVVTWNAMITGYVLRGENEQALQMFEEMRSVGEQPDEVTMLSLLSACADLGDLETGTKVHNSIVEMSSGNLGILLGNALVYMYAKCGSIERALEVFRGIREKDVSTWNSIIVGSAFHGHADESINLFAEMQKLKNIRPNEITFAGLLVACSHAGKVVEGHQYYKLMKDGYNIEPNLGHYGCMVDLLGRAGLLNDAFEFIENMKIEPNAVIWRTLLGACRIYGNVELGRQAHEKLLEMRSDKKGDYMLFSNIYAAMGEWDGAQNVRKLMDSSGARKEPGCSLIEADESARLQFLLDPNHKLNLKNQMATAAS is encoded by the coding sequence ATGATAAGGAAGAGAATTGATGATGTTAGCACAGCCCGCCATCGCCGGTTACGTCTCTGGCAAAAATGCACTAATTTTCGCTGCCTAAAACAAATTCATGCTTCCCTTATTATTAAAGGCTTCAATTCATGCCCATCAGCCTTAAGAGAGCTCATATTTGCTTCTGCCGTTGCTATATCCGGCATTATAGATTATGCCCACCAAGTTTTCGCTCAAATTGCCGAACCGGACATCTTTATCTGGAACACTATGATGAGAGGCTCAGCTCAAAGTCAAAACCCTTCAAAAACAATTTTACTCTATTTGCAGATGGAAAGTCGGGGTATAAAACCCGATAACAGCacgttttctttcttgcttaaggCTTGTACCAGGCTCGGATGGACAAACACAGGCCTTTGTATTCATGGGAAGGTTGCCAAATATGGGTTTGAAGAGAATATGTTTGTGAGGAGCACCCTTATCCATCATCATGCTAACTGCGGAAGTTTGGGGATAGCTAGAGCAATTTTTGATGATTTCGCTGAAAGGGATGTTGTTGCTTGGTCTGCTTTAATTGCTGGTTATGCAAGAAGAGGACAGTTGACAATAGCGAGGCAGTTGTTTGATGAAATGCCAACGAAGGATTTGGTTGCTTGGAATGTGATGATTACAGCATATGCTAAGAGAGGGAAGATGGAGTGGGCAAGGAGACTATTTGATGGGGTTCCTAAAAGGGATGTTGTGACTTGGAATGCTATGATTACAGGATATGTGCTTCGTGGGGAGAATGAGCAAGCACTGCAGATGTTTGAAGAGATGAGAAGTGTGGGAGAGCAACCAGATGAGGTCACTATGCTGAGTCTTTTGTCAGCTTGTGCAGATTTAGGAGATCTGGAGACTGGCACGAAGGTGCACAACTCAATTGTGGAAATGAGTTCTGGAAATCTGGGTATTTTACTTGGGAATGCACTTGTATACATGTACGCTAAGTGTGGAAGTATTGAGAGAGCACTTGAAGTGTTTAGAGGGATAAGGGAGAAAGATGTTTCCACATGGAATTCAATTATAGTAGGTTCGGCATTTCATGGCCATGCTGATGAGTCGATCAATTTGTTCGCAGAGATGCAGAAGCTGAAAAATATCAGACCAAATGAAATCACTTTTGCCGGGCTGCTAGTTGCTTGTAGTCATGCTGGTAAAGTTGTAGAGGGTCATCAATATTACAAACTTATGAAAGATGGTTATAatatagagccaaatttagggCATTATGGGTGCATGGTGGATCTTTTAGGGCGTGCAGGGCTATTGAATGATGCATTTGAGTTCATAGAAAATATGAAGATTGAACCTAATGCTGTAATTTGGAGGACTCTACTGGGCGCTTGTAGAATTTATGGAAATGTTGAACTAGGCAGGCAAGCACATGAGAAACTACTTGAAATGAGAAGTGATAAGAAGGGGGATTATATGTTATTTTCCAATATATATGCTGCAATGGGTGAGTGGGATGGGGCGCAGAACGTTAGGAAGTTAATGGACAGTAGTGGAGCGAGGAAAGAACCTGGCTGTAGCCTAATTGAGGCAGATGAGAGTGCTCGTCTGCAATTTTTGTTAGATCCTAATCACaagttaaatttgaaaaatcaaaTGGCAACTGCTGCATCTTAG